CCCCTCAGACATCGCGTCCTTTGCGTCCTTACCCTGAACTCACGGGGGGCGGTTATTTGAACCTGGCGAACAGGAGTATGTCTTCGGTGATTCCATCCAGCTTCCGAGCTTTGGCCTTCACTCCCTCTTGCAGAAACCCATGAGCTTCGTATAGGCGTATGGCGGCCTCGTTTGAACTGAACACTTCCAGTTCGACGCGTTGGACCTCCTGCGCGAAGGCACGGTCAAGTGCTGTCCGCAGTAGTCCATTCCCGATCGCCCGGCCACGAAAGTCAGCCTTCACTCCCATGCCGAGCCTGCCCACATGCGTCATTCCTTCAAAGGGCAGGGGAGCAATGTCGCACCACCCAACGATTGCCTCATCCACAACCGCTACCAAGTGAACTCCATTCGTTGACCGCACGAACTGGATGAACGATTCCGTGGACTCCTGAGAAAATCCAACTGTGGCCGCGAGATACCGCCTCTCTCGAGCCACTGAGTCGATGAGGATCGAAACCGCCTCAGCATCTTCCAGAAGTGTGTCGCGTATCAGCATCTCTGTCCTTGTTGGACGTGAACGACTCGGAGACACGACGGGATGGACGATCGATCTGGAGATCGGAAACTGTCGGTGAAATTCCTGTTGGGCGACAGCGACATGGATTCAAATTCATCTTTTTTCCGGCGGAATCGTTTGGATACGCGCCGCAAACTCGGCGTGGACTGCGGTATCAACAGGCCGATGTTTGATCTGGGTGCTCGCCGGGTCATTTCCAAGATAGTTATCTCCTTTCCAGTTCGTCGACGGGCGCACAGGTCTCGGGACGAAACCTCCGCCACAGTTTGGGCACACATT
The nucleotide sequence above comes from Verrucomicrobiales bacterium. Encoded proteins:
- a CDS encoding DUF1272 domain-containing protein codes for the protein MLELRPTCEHCRKELPPDSPEARICSYECTFCVTCVEAVIFNVCPNCGGGFVPRPVRPSTNWKGDNYLGNDPASTQIKHRPVDTAVHAEFAARIQTIPPEKR
- a CDS encoding GNAT family N-acetyltransferase is translated as MLIRDTLLEDAEAVSILIDSVARERRYLAATVGFSQESTESFIQFVRSTNGVHLVAVVDEAIVGWCDIAPLPFEGMTHVGRLGMGVKADFRGRAIGNGLLRTALDRAFAQEVQRVELEVFSSNEAAIRLYEAHGFLQEGVKAKARKLDGITEDILLFARFK